From a single Vicinamibacteria bacterium genomic region:
- a CDS encoding arginine deiminase family protein: MIRNEGERLSRVIVSTPREQYFKVSDPKLHNFNEIADPERTHAQHGELCAILSRSGAEVIDLPELIGHPNSVFTRDASVVTPQGYVKLRLGLSSRRGEADWMASALEQHGEPCAGEIERPGTVEGGDVILAGKVAFVGHSSRTNSDGVRQMSELLQKMGFEVRIADVDNVLHLGGTMSVIAPERILACRGNYPGGFFKGFEVVWVEEEGPSTGNVICLGPNEVLANEAENLRTMEALDAAGVAVQGVDLSEFRKGAGGPTCLILPVERKA, encoded by the coding sequence ATGATCCGCAACGAAGGCGAGCGGTTGTCGCGCGTCATCGTCTCGACGCCGCGAGAGCAGTATTTCAAGGTTTCCGATCCGAAGCTCCACAACTTCAACGAGATCGCGGATCCCGAACGGACCCATGCGCAACACGGCGAGCTGTGCGCAATCCTGTCCCGAAGCGGAGCGGAGGTCATCGATCTGCCCGAGCTGATTGGCCATCCCAATTCGGTATTCACGCGAGACGCCTCCGTCGTCACCCCCCAAGGGTACGTCAAGCTGCGGCTCGGCCTGTCGAGTCGAAGGGGCGAAGCGGACTGGATGGCCTCGGCTCTCGAACAGCACGGAGAGCCCTGCGCCGGCGAGATCGAGCGTCCTGGCACGGTCGAGGGCGGCGATGTGATCCTTGCAGGAAAGGTCGCTTTCGTCGGACATTCGTCGCGCACGAACTCGGACGGCGTTCGTCAGATGTCCGAGCTGCTCCAGAAGATGGGCTTCGAGGTTCGGATCGCGGACGTCGACAACGTCCTCCATCTCGGCGGTACCATGAGCGTCATCGCCCCCGAGCGGATCCTCGCCTGCCGCGGCAACTACCCGGGAGGTTTCTTCAAAGGGTTCGAGGTGGTATGGGTCGAGGAAGAGGGGCCTTCCACCGGCAACGTGATTTGCCTCGGCCCGAACGAAGTCCTCGCCAACGAAGCCGAGAACCTTCGCACGATGGAGGCACTGGATGCGGCTGGGGTCGCGGTGCAGGGTGTGGACCTCTCGGAGTTCCGGAAAGGAGCCGGGGGTCCGACCTGCCTCATCCTCCCCGTCGAGCGAAAAGCATAG